The following coding sequences are from one Limnobacter sp. SAORIC-580 window:
- a CDS encoding peptidase M19: MNVKALLALGATAALLSACLSSGDSTTSANAPGQPINPSETPLQLSEFSVANGCFGLQSAFSRQFVQPAAARYAAGPATQAENFTMRPTELGKYLIYGSDRQMITAQGNTLVASAEPTDAAVWQASFDKDKSQFTFTDTAGRFLALDETAGLTTSTEQTERTQFKLAPASDCAAYPEMPTAMEGTPYKGRGENQPIIGFADTHTHMGMSSEMSLDGSVGPSAGGVLYGEVVHRFGIPHALGSCEGFHGPNGIRDANNILETTPGAQHDTQGWPTFVDWPRRNFLTHQVMYHAWVERAWRAGLRVMVNHGTNIAALCRVGQTYSGNPQADCNDMGVATKQVEYLYDVQDYVDAQFGGPGKGWYRIVKTPAEARQVANEGKLAVVLGVEVAQVFNCGVTFLPGGGEIRKCDQAQIDAEIDKLWALGARHVYPFHDIDSSLGGAGIFSGDVINFLNFLDTGAFWKTTECRDFPENEPSVREPGTNMTTAVPGSSSNALTKMLLEAVGGITPLYPDGKRCNARTVTDLGQYALTALMNRGFVIDIDHAAYHSKDIMLDLAETMNPPYPMASSHDAHGGLTSDQAVRMLKSGGVIYPYKGNGIKHVEFLEKLKFWRNKAGMNNTLLGLGYGADGNGFGGHPGPRGGDSVPVQYPFTLFRGEGWGPRYQSLPAMKVNMLTIPESGKFWHIDEVGMAHYGMVADFVEEVRLEGGGEAIDALYNSAEAYVRMWENVYYRNNPK; the protein is encoded by the coding sequence ATGAATGTGAAAGCACTTCTCGCCCTTGGCGCAACCGCAGCACTCCTGTCCGCTTGCCTGTCTAGCGGTGATTCAACAACAAGCGCCAATGCCCCCGGCCAGCCCATCAACCCCAGCGAAACGCCCCTGCAATTGTCAGAATTCTCGGTGGCCAATGGCTGCTTCGGTTTGCAATCGGCATTCAGCAGGCAGTTTGTACAGCCCGCCGCCGCCCGCTATGCCGCAGGCCCTGCCACGCAGGCTGAAAACTTCACCATGCGCCCCACTGAGTTGGGCAAGTACCTCATTTACGGCAGCGACCGGCAAATGATCACGGCGCAAGGCAACACGCTGGTGGCCAGCGCTGAACCCACGGATGCTGCCGTGTGGCAAGCCAGTTTTGACAAAGACAAAAGCCAGTTCACCTTCACTGACACGGCGGGTCGGTTCTTGGCGCTGGATGAAACTGCCGGGCTAACTACAAGCACTGAACAAACCGAACGCACACAGTTCAAACTGGCCCCCGCCAGCGACTGTGCAGCCTACCCCGAAATGCCCACCGCCATGGAAGGCACACCCTACAAAGGCCGTGGCGAAAATCAACCCATCATTGGTTTTGCTGATACGCACACGCACATGGGCATGTCCAGCGAAATGTCGCTGGATGGCAGTGTAGGCCCATCCGCAGGTGGCGTGCTGTATGGCGAGGTGGTTCACCGTTTTGGTATTCCGCATGCCTTGGGCAGTTGTGAAGGTTTCCACGGCCCCAACGGCATACGCGATGCCAACAACATTCTGGAAACCACACCGGGCGCCCAGCACGACACGCAAGGCTGGCCCACATTTGTAGACTGGCCACGCCGCAACTTCCTGACCCACCAGGTGATGTACCACGCCTGGGTTGAACGGGCATGGCGCGCAGGTTTGCGCGTGATGGTCAACCACGGCACCAACATTGCTGCCCTATGCCGGGTTGGACAGACTTACTCGGGCAATCCGCAGGCTGACTGCAACGACATGGGCGTGGCTACAAAACAGGTGGAATACCTGTATGACGTGCAAGACTATGTGGACGCGCAATTTGGCGGCCCCGGCAAAGGTTGGTACAGAATTGTGAAAACCCCCGCCGAAGCCCGCCAAGTAGCCAATGAGGGCAAACTGGCCGTGGTACTGGGTGTTGAAGTGGCGCAAGTGTTCAATTGCGGCGTCACCTTCCTGCCCGGTGGTGGCGAAATTCGCAAATGTGACCAAGCGCAAATTGACGCCGAAATCGACAAACTGTGGGCACTGGGTGCGCGCCATGTGTACCCCTTCCACGACATCGACAGTTCTTTGGGTGGTGCCGGTATTTTCAGTGGCGACGTGATCAACTTCCTGAACTTTCTGGACACTGGTGCTTTTTGGAAAACCACGGAGTGCCGCGACTTCCCAGAGAACGAACCCTCGGTGCGTGAACCTGGTACGAACATGACCACAGCCGTACCCGGCAGTAGCAGCAATGCGCTCACCAAAATGCTGTTGGAAGCGGTGGGCGGCATTACACCGCTGTACCCGGATGGCAAACGTTGTAATGCCCGCACGGTGACCGACCTAGGCCAGTACGCACTGACCGCACTGATGAACCGAGGCTTTGTGATTGACATTGACCATGCGGCCTACCACAGCAAAGACATCATGCTGGACCTGGCCGAGACCATGAACCCGCCCTACCCCATGGCTTCCTCACACGATGCGCACGGTGGCCTGACCAGCGACCAGGCGGTGCGTATGCTCAAAAGTGGCGGTGTTATTTACCCCTACAAAGGCAATGGCATCAAGCACGTGGAATTTCTGGAGAAGCTGAAATTCTGGCGCAACAAAGCGGGTATGAATAACACCCTACTGGGCCTGGGTTATGGCGCAGACGGCAATGGCTTTGGTGGACACCCTGGCCCCCGTGGTGGCGACAGCGTGCCGGTTCAATACCCCTTCACCCTTTTCCGGGGTGAAGGCTGGGGCCCGCGTTACCAGTCCTTGCCTGCCATGAAAGTGAACATGCTGACCATTCCGGAAAGCGGCAAGTTCTGGCACATCGATGAAGTGGGCATGGCGCACTATGGCATGGTGGCCGACTTCGTGGAAGAAGTACGCCTTGAGGGCGGTGGCGAGGCCATTGATGCGTTGTACAACAGTGCTGAGGCTTATGTGCGCATGTGGGAAAACGTGTACTACCGCAACAATCCAAAATGA